A window of Polaribacter litorisediminis contains these coding sequences:
- a CDS encoding GMP reductase: protein MRIENELKLGFKDVMIRPKRSTLKSRSQVTLEREFTFLHSDLVWKGIPIMAANMDTVGTFKMAEALAKDGLFTAIHKHYSITEWQEFAKNASEKVLKNIAVSSGIGKDDSEKVARILNEFPRINFICLDVANGYSEHFVNFVKKMRKNHPNKIIIAGNVVTGEMVEELLLAGADIIKVGIGPGSVCTTRVKTGVGYPQLSAIIECADAAHGMGGQIISDGGCKIPGDIAKAFGGGADFVMLGGMLAGHEESGGEFIERNGEKFKAFYGMSSTTAMNKHVGGVANYRASEGKTVEVPFKGDVEETVTDILGGIRSTCTYVGARRLKELTKRTTFIRVQEQENQVYSS from the coding sequence CATTAAAATCACGTTCGCAAGTAACTTTAGAGAGAGAATTTACTTTTTTGCATAGTGATTTGGTTTGGAAAGGCATCCCAATTATGGCTGCAAATATGGATACCGTAGGTACGTTTAAAATGGCAGAAGCTTTGGCTAAAGATGGCTTATTTACTGCAATTCATAAACATTATTCCATAACAGAATGGCAAGAATTTGCTAAAAACGCTTCAGAAAAAGTTTTAAAAAATATTGCAGTAAGCTCAGGGATTGGAAAAGATGATTCAGAAAAAGTAGCACGTATTTTAAATGAATTTCCGCGGATAAACTTTATATGTTTAGATGTTGCTAACGGATACTCTGAACATTTTGTGAATTTTGTCAAAAAAATGCGCAAAAATCATCCTAATAAAATAATTATTGCTGGTAATGTTGTTACGGGTGAAATGGTCGAGGAATTATTATTAGCAGGAGCAGACATTATTAAAGTAGGGATTGGTCCTGGTTCTGTTTGTACAACTCGTGTTAAAACAGGCGTTGGCTATCCGCAATTATCTGCAATTATAGAATGTGCCGATGCAGCTCACGGAATGGGTGGTCAAATTATTTCTGATGGCGGTTGTAAAATTCCTGGAGATATTGCAAAAGCTTTTGGCGGTGGCGCCGATTTTGTTATGCTAGGCGGTATGCTTGCCGGCCATGAAGAAAGTGGCGGTGAATTCATTGAAAGAAACGGAGAAAAATTCAAAGCTTTTTACGGAATGAGTTCTACAACCGCTATGAATAAACATGTTGGTGGTGTAGCAAATTATAGAGCATCCGAAGGAAAAACAGTAGAAGTACCTTTTAAAGGAGATGTTGAAGAAACCGTAACAGATATTTTAGGCGGCATTAGATCTACATGCACCTATGTTGGTGCCCGTAGATTGAAAGAACTCACCAAAAGAACCACATTTATTAGAGTTCAAGAACAAGAAAACCAAGTTTACTCTTCATGA
- a CDS encoding ABC transporter substrate-binding protein → MKNLKLSTLFLLLFISISCKKEVVKIDNKIQAKSSIKYAKGFDIIHENGTKKLIIKSAYQNSNTIFEYHIKNKNSKTNLNNTYNIIEVPIQKIVVTSTTHIPMVELLHEETSIIGFPYANYVSSEKTRKLIDAGKITEIGKESSLNTEILLNLQPELVVGYSVSSADKSLNTIQKAGINVIYNGDWLEETPLGRAEWIKFFGVLFDKENQADSIFKVIETNYLEAKQIALKSTKKPTILSGAIMSKDIWNLPGGESFVAQFLKDANLDYLWQNSKGKGSLSLSFESVFEKGKDADFWIAPGYFSSKEQLLQTNQLYTKFKAFKENNIYTPTTKKGKTGGVLYYELAPTRPDLVLKDIIKITNPDLLPNYTCTFFEKMK, encoded by the coding sequence ATGAAAAATTTAAAATTATCAACTCTTTTTCTGTTGCTTTTTATCTCTATTTCTTGTAAAAAAGAAGTTGTTAAAATTGATAATAAAATACAAGCGAAAAGTAGTATTAAATATGCAAAAGGATTTGATATTATTCATGAAAACGGAACTAAAAAATTAATTATCAAGTCTGCATATCAGAATTCTAACACAATTTTTGAATATCATATTAAAAATAAAAATTCAAAGACCAATTTAAACAATACATATAATATCATTGAAGTTCCTATTCAAAAAATAGTAGTGACTTCTACAACGCATATTCCTATGGTTGAATTGTTGCATGAAGAAACTTCAATTATAGGTTTTCCATATGCTAACTATGTTTCATCAGAAAAAACAAGAAAATTAATCGATGCAGGAAAAATAACCGAAATAGGAAAAGAAAGTTCCTTAAACACAGAAATTTTATTAAACTTACAGCCAGAATTGGTTGTTGGTTATAGTGTTTCTTCTGCAGATAAATCTTTAAACACGATTCAAAAAGCAGGAATCAATGTAATTTATAACGGAGATTGGCTAGAAGAAACGCCTTTAGGAAGAGCTGAATGGATCAAATTTTTTGGAGTTCTGTTTGATAAAGAAAATCAAGCTGACAGTATTTTTAAAGTGATAGAAACTAATTATTTAGAAGCAAAGCAAATCGCATTAAAATCAACAAAAAAACCAACTATTTTGTCTGGTGCCATTATGAGTAAAGACATCTGGAATTTACCAGGTGGTGAAAGTTTTGTGGCACAGTTTTTAAAAGATGCTAATCTTGATTATCTCTGGCAAAATTCAAAAGGGAAAGGTAGTTTATCTTTAAGTTTTGAAAGTGTTTTTGAAAAAGGAAAAGATGCGGATTTTTGGATTGCTCCGGGTTACTTTTCATCTAAAGAACAACTTTTACAAACCAATCAATTATATACAAAGTTTAAAGCTTTTAAAGAAAATAACATCTACACGCCAACAACTAAAAAAGGAAAAACCGGTGGTGTGCTTTATTACGAATTAGCGCCTACAAGACCAGATTTGGTGCTAAAAGATATTATCAAAATTACAAATCCAGACTTATTACCTAATTATACCTGCACCTTTTTTGAAAAAATGAAATAA
- a CDS encoding DUF2834 domain-containing protein, producing MKLKHIYLLLAILGICYTWYYNIQYFNTVENANLIGFFQDAQQNFAGKSFGADLTVVCFTFFAFMIPESLRLKVKFWWVLIPLTFLIAVAFTFPLFLYMRENSLEKLKLKS from the coding sequence ATGAAATTAAAACACATCTATTTACTATTAGCAATATTAGGAATTTGTTACACTTGGTACTACAATATTCAATATTTTAATACTGTAGAAAATGCAAATTTGATTGGTTTTTTTCAAGATGCCCAGCAAAATTTTGCAGGAAAATCGTTTGGAGCAGATTTAACAGTAGTTTGCTTCACTTTTTTTGCTTTTATGATTCCGGAATCTTTACGACTAAAAGTTAAATTTTGGTGGGTTTTAATTCCGTTAACATTTTTAATCGCTGTCGCTTTTACCTTTCCGCTGTTTTTATATATGCGTGAAAATTCTTTAGAGAAATTAAAGCTGAAATCATAA
- a CDS encoding DNA gyrase/topoisomerase IV subunit A — MSEEINENEHEEELTNEGEQLESPQEETITKVTGMYKEWFLDYASYVILERAVPSLEDGLKPVQRRIMHSMKDLDDGRYNKVANIVGHTMQYHPHGDASIADAMVQIGQKELLIDMQGNWGNILTGDRAAASRYIEARLSKFALDVVFNSKTTDWKMSYDGRRKEPIDLPVKFPLLLAQGAEGIAVGLSTKILPHNFIELIDASIKYLKGRSFKIVPDFLTGGIADFTNYNDGKRGGKVRVRAKIAQQDKKTLIISEIPFGTTTTSLIDSIIKANEKGKIKIKKIEDNTAAEVEILVHLPPNVSPDKSIDALYAFTNCESSISPLACTIENDTPVFVGVSEMLKHSTDLTVDLLKKELEIQLNELEEQWHFSSLERIFIENRIYRDIEEEETWDGVIAAIDKGLQPHIQHLKRAITVEDITRLTEIKIKKISKFDIDKAKQFIDSLEEKIAVVKDHLANLIEFAINYFKRLKDTYGKGKERKTEIRIFDDIVASKVAMNNTKLYVNRAEGFIGTSLKRDEFVTDCSDIDDIIIFRKDGGMMVSKIDSKTFVGKDIIHVAVFKKKDRRTVYNYMYRDGARGASYMKRFNVTSVTRDKEYNLAGKNKGSVVHYFSANPNGEAEVVTINLRSVGTIKKLKWDIDFADLGVKGRAIRGNIITKFSIKSIDFKSAGVSTLKPRKIWFDDAVQRLNVDERGELLGEFKAEDKLLIITQSGKAKAVKPDLAMHFEDDMIVLEKWNPNKPISAIYFDGEKERYYVKRFLIETIEKEEEFISNHPKSQLEIVATDYRPVAEIQFSKRSLENEKINFEEFIAVKGIKAQGNQLTTDRIKNVNLLDSLPFEEPKEETSEEIEVVDEEVIDEKLPIDTPVIEKPSTLDTQAKEEKKQALLKKAIQKKKDNNDENQQKLF, encoded by the coding sequence ATGAGTGAAGAAATAAACGAAAACGAACACGAAGAGGAATTAACGAACGAAGGTGAACAATTAGAATCACCCCAAGAAGAAACCATTACCAAAGTTACAGGCATGTACAAAGAGTGGTTTTTAGATTATGCGTCTTATGTAATTTTAGAAAGAGCGGTGCCGTCTTTAGAAGACGGCTTAAAACCAGTGCAACGTAGAATTATGCATTCTATGAAAGATTTAGACGATGGTCGTTACAATAAAGTAGCGAATATTGTTGGGCACACAATGCAGTACCATCCGCATGGAGATGCCTCAATTGCAGATGCCATGGTGCAAATTGGTCAGAAAGAATTGTTGATTGATATGCAAGGAAATTGGGGAAATATTCTCACCGGAGACCGAGCTGCTGCCTCTCGTTACATTGAAGCTCGCTTATCTAAATTTGCTTTAGATGTTGTTTTTAATTCAAAAACAACAGATTGGAAAATGTCTTATGACGGCCGTAGAAAAGAACCGATAGATTTACCTGTAAAATTCCCTTTATTATTAGCGCAAGGTGCAGAGGGAATTGCTGTAGGTTTATCAACCAAAATATTACCCCATAATTTTATTGAATTGATTGATGCTTCTATTAAATATTTAAAAGGAAGAAGTTTTAAAATAGTTCCTGATTTTTTAACTGGAGGAATTGCAGATTTTACCAATTATAACGACGGAAAAAGAGGAGGAAAGGTTCGTGTAAGAGCAAAAATTGCACAACAAGATAAAAAAACCTTAATTATCAGTGAAATTCCATTTGGAACGACTACAACTTCTTTAATTGACAGCATTATAAAAGCAAATGAAAAAGGTAAAATAAAAATTAAAAAAATTGAAGACAATACTGCAGCAGAAGTAGAAATTTTAGTGCATTTACCGCCTAATGTATCTCCTGATAAAAGTATTGATGCTTTGTATGCCTTTACAAATTGTGAGAGTTCCATATCTCCTTTGGCTTGCACCATTGAAAATGATACGCCTGTTTTTGTGGGAGTTTCAGAAATGTTAAAACATTCTACAGATTTAACGGTTGATTTACTGAAAAAAGAATTAGAAATTCAATTAAATGAGCTGGAAGAACAATGGCATTTTTCATCTTTAGAAAGAATATTTATAGAAAATAGAATTTATCGAGATATCGAAGAAGAAGAAACTTGGGATGGCGTTATTGCGGCTATAGACAAAGGTTTACAACCACATATACAGCATTTAAAACGTGCAATTACTGTGGAAGATATTACGCGTTTAACTGAAATTAAAATTAAAAAAATATCAAAATTTGATATTGATAAAGCAAAGCAATTCATTGACAGTTTAGAAGAGAAAATAGCCGTTGTTAAAGATCATTTAGCTAACTTAATTGAATTTGCAATAAATTATTTTAAAAGATTAAAAGATACGTACGGAAAAGGAAAAGAACGCAAAACTGAAATCCGAATTTTTGATGATATTGTGGCATCAAAAGTGGCTATGAATAACACTAAATTATACGTGAATAGGGCAGAAGGCTTTATCGGAACTTCCTTGAAAAGAGATGAATTTGTGACCGATTGTTCAGACATCGATGATATTATCATTTTCAGAAAAGATGGAGGCATGATGGTTTCAAAAATTGATTCTAAAACCTTTGTAGGTAAAGATATCATTCATGTGGCAGTCTTTAAAAAGAAAGATAGGCGCACAGTTTACAATTATATGTATCGAGATGGTGCACGTGGCGCTAGTTATATGAAACGTTTTAATGTTACCTCGGTTACGCGTGACAAAGAATATAATTTAGCGGGTAAAAACAAAGGATCTGTTGTTCATTATTTTTCAGCAAATCCAAACGGAGAAGCAGAAGTTGTGACCATAAATTTACGTTCTGTGGGAACTATAAAAAAATTGAAATGGGATATTGATTTTGCTGATTTAGGTGTAAAAGGTAGAGCAATTCGTGGTAATATTATTACGAAATTTTCAATTAAAAGTATCGATTTTAAATCCGCAGGAGTTTCTACCTTAAAACCTCGTAAAATTTGGTTTGATGATGCTGTGCAACGTTTAAATGTTGATGAAAGAGGGGAGTTGTTGGGCGAATTTAAAGCTGAAGATAAACTATTAATTATTACACAAAGTGGAAAAGCCAAGGCTGTAAAACCTGATTTGGCGATGCATTTCGAAGATGATATGATTGTGTTAGAAAAATGGAACCCAAATAAACCTATTTCTGCAATTTATTTTGATGGTGAAAAAGAACGCTATTATGTAAAACGTTTCTTGATTGAAACCATAGAAAAAGAAGAAGAGTTTATTTCTAATCATCCAAAAAGTCAGTTAGAAATTGTAGCCACAGATTATAGACCTGTTGCAGAAATTCAGTTTTCTAAAAGAAGTTTAGAAAATGAAAAAATAAATTTTGAGGAGTTTATTGCTGTAAAAGGAATAAAAGCACAAGGAAATCAATTGACTACAGATAGAATTAAAAATGTAAATTTATTAGATTCTTTGCCTTTTGAAGAACCAAAAGAAGAAACTTCCGAAGAAATAGAAGTTGTAGATGAAGAAGTTATTGATGAGAAATTGCCAATTGACACACCAGTTATTGAAAAACCTTCAACATTAGATACGCAGGCTAAAGAAGAAAAAAAGCAAGCACTTTTAAAGAAAGCCATTCAGAAGAAAAAAGACAATAATGATGAGAATCAGCAAAAGTTGTTTTAG
- a CDS encoding ORF6N domain-containing protein, which yields MLDRDLAELYRVETRVLKQAVKRKLNRFQDDFMFELAKIGNHNL from the coding sequence ATGTTAGATAGAGATTTGGCGGAATTATATCGAGTAGAAACAAGAGTTTTAAAACAAGCAGTCAAAAGAAAATTAAATCGTTTTCAAGATGATTTTATGTTTGAACTAGCTAAAATTGGAAATCACAATTTGTGA
- a CDS encoding DNA topoisomerase IV subunit B: MTQETKYTEDNIRSLDWKEHIRMRPGMYIGKLGDGSSADDGIYILVKEVLDNSIDEYVMGAGKTIEISIQGSKVTVRDYGRGIPLGKVVDVVSKMNTGGKYDSKAFKKSVGLNGVGTKAVNALSSFFRVESSREGKSASAEFSQGNLQNQEFLEETSRRKGTKVSFIPDEEIFKKYKYRNEYVAKMLKYYVYLNPGLTIIFNGEKFLSKNGLKDLLEDNNNKDDMLYPIIHLKGDDIEVAITHSKTQYSEEYHSFVNGQYTTQGGTHQAAFRESIVKTIRDFYGKSFEASDIRKSVISAIAIKVMEPVFESQTKTKLGSTEMGGELPTVRTYINDFVKTKLDNFLHRNPEVADKLQRKIVQAEKERKELSGIRKLARDRAKKSSLHNKKLRDCRIHLGDIKKENYLETTLFITEGDSASGSITKSRNVNTQAVFSLKGKPLNSFGLSKKIVYENEEFNLLQAALNIEDGLEDLRYNNIVIATDADVDGMHIRLLLITFFLQFFPELIKEGHLYILETPLFRVRNKKQTFYCYSDEEKREAIQKLKGKPEITRFKGLGEISPNEFVHFIGNDIRLDPVMLDKEIPIEQMLQFYMGKNTPDRQKFIIENLKIELDTIEEEASLS; encoded by the coding sequence ATGACTCAAGAAACCAAATATACAGAAGATAATATTAGATCATTAGACTGGAAAGAGCATATTAGAATGCGCCCTGGTATGTATATTGGTAAATTAGGTGATGGTTCTTCTGCAGATGATGGCATTTATATTTTAGTCAAAGAAGTGCTAGACAATTCTATTGATGAATATGTGATGGGCGCAGGGAAAACTATCGAAATCTCTATTCAAGGAAGTAAAGTTACGGTTAGAGATTATGGTCGGGGAATTCCTCTAGGAAAAGTGGTTGATGTAGTTTCTAAAATGAACACTGGAGGGAAATACGACTCCAAAGCTTTTAAAAAATCAGTGGGTTTAAATGGTGTTGGTACAAAAGCTGTAAACGCCCTTTCGTCTTTTTTTAGAGTTGAATCTTCTAGAGAAGGGAAATCTGCTTCGGCGGAATTTAGCCAAGGAAATTTACAAAATCAAGAGTTTTTAGAAGAAACATCTCGTAGAAAAGGAACCAAAGTTTCTTTTATCCCAGATGAAGAAATCTTTAAAAAATACAAGTACCGAAATGAATATGTAGCAAAAATGCTAAAGTATTACGTGTATTTAAATCCTGGTTTAACGATTATTTTTAATGGTGAAAAATTTTTATCCAAAAATGGATTGAAAGATTTGTTGGAAGATAATAACAATAAGGATGATATGTTATATCCTATTATTCACTTAAAAGGCGATGATATTGAAGTTGCGATTACGCACAGTAAAACGCAATATTCAGAAGAGTACCATTCTTTTGTAAACGGGCAATATACCACCCAAGGAGGTACACATCAGGCAGCGTTTAGAGAATCTATTGTAAAAACAATTCGTGATTTCTACGGAAAAAGTTTTGAAGCTTCGGATATTCGAAAATCCGTAATTTCTGCGATTGCCATTAAAGTCATGGAACCTGTTTTCGAAAGTCAGACGAAAACGAAACTAGGTTCTACCGAAATGGGAGGAGAGTTGCCAACGGTGAGAACCTATATTAATGATTTTGTAAAAACAAAACTGGATAATTTTCTTCATAGAAATCCAGAAGTGGCAGACAAACTTCAGCGGAAAATAGTTCAAGCAGAAAAAGAACGGAAAGAACTTTCTGGGATTCGGAAATTAGCGAGAGATAGAGCAAAAAAATCAAGTTTGCATAACAAAAAATTGCGAGATTGTAGAATTCATTTGGGCGATATTAAAAAAGAAAATTATTTAGAAACTACTTTATTTATTACCGAGGGAGATTCTGCTTCGGGTTCCATCACAAAATCTAGGAATGTAAACACACAAGCTGTTTTTAGTCTAAAAGGAAAGCCTTTAAATTCTTTTGGATTGAGTAAAAAGATTGTATACGAGAATGAAGAGTTTAATTTATTACAAGCGGCATTAAATATTGAAGATGGCTTAGAAGATTTGCGTTATAATAACATTGTAATTGCCACAGATGCTGATGTAGATGGCATGCATATTCGATTATTATTGATCACTTTTTTTCTCCAATTTTTCCCGGAATTAATCAAAGAAGGTCATTTATATATTTTGGAAACGCCACTTTTTAGAGTGAGAAATAAAAAGCAAACGTTTTATTGTTATTCTGATGAAGAAAAACGAGAAGCTATACAAAAATTAAAAGGCAAACCAGAAATTACACGTTTTAAGGGTTTGGGTGAAATTTCGCCTAATGAATTTGTGCATTTTATTGGTAATGATATTCGTTTAGATCCTGTTATGTTAGACAAAGAAATACCGATTGAGCAAATGTTGCAGTTTTATATGGGAAAAAATACCCCTGATAGACAAAAATTTATTATTGAGAATTTAAAGATAGAGTTAGATACTATTGAAGAGGAAGCAAGTCTATCTTAA
- the lysA gene encoding diaminopimelate decarboxylase, giving the protein MERTQLLELANTYGSPLYVYDTDKIESQYNRLTNAFNSVKNLKLNYAVKALSNINILKFFKNLGAGLDTVSIQEVHLGLTTGIDPKKIIFTPNGVSLTEIEDVAKLGVQINIDNLSILELFGQKHPEIPVCVRINPHIMAGGNSKISVGHIDSKFGISIHQVPHIKRVVENTGMNINGIHMHTGSDILDIDTFLRATEILFDVAKQFENIDFIDFGSGFKVPYKEGDISTDIEQLGLQLSERFNEFCVEYGKEITLMFEPGKFLVSEAGVFLAKVNVVKQTTSTVFAHVDSGFNHLVRPMMYDSYHQITNISNPTGRDRYYSVVGYICETDTFGSNRRISEISEEDVLCFHNAGAYCFSMASNYNSRYQPAEVMLYKGKDYLIRKRQTIEDILRNQEVVEFSTNNALKKEAITA; this is encoded by the coding sequence GTGGAAAGAACACAACTTTTAGAATTAGCAAATACATACGGAAGTCCTTTATATGTATATGATACAGATAAAATTGAATCGCAATATAATAGATTAACAAATGCTTTTAATAGCGTAAAAAATTTAAAACTCAATTATGCGGTAAAAGCACTTTCTAACATTAATATTTTAAAATTTTTTAAAAATTTAGGTGCCGGTTTAGATACTGTTTCTATTCAAGAAGTACACTTAGGATTGACTACTGGAATTGATCCGAAGAAAATTATTTTTACACCCAACGGGGTTTCTTTAACAGAGATTGAAGACGTTGCAAAATTAGGTGTTCAAATAAATATTGATAATCTTTCAATTTTAGAATTATTCGGACAAAAGCATCCAGAAATTCCGGTTTGTGTGCGGATCAATCCACATATTATGGCAGGTGGAAATTCTAAAATTTCTGTAGGTCATATTGATTCTAAATTCGGAATTTCAATTCATCAAGTACCACATATTAAACGTGTTGTAGAAAATACTGGGATGAATATCAACGGAATTCACATGCACACAGGTTCTGATATTTTAGATATTGATACTTTTTTACGTGCCACAGAAATTTTGTTTGATGTAGCAAAACAATTCGAAAATATTGATTTTATTGATTTCGGAAGCGGGTTTAAAGTTCCTTATAAAGAAGGCGATATTTCTACAGATATTGAGCAATTAGGTTTGCAATTATCAGAAAGATTCAATGAATTTTGTGTTGAATACGGAAAAGAGATCACCTTAATGTTTGAGCCAGGAAAATTTTTAGTTTCTGAAGCGGGTGTTTTTCTTGCCAAAGTAAATGTTGTAAAACAAACAACTTCTACAGTATTTGCCCATGTAGATTCAGGTTTTAACCATTTGGTAAGACCTATGATGTATGATTCTTACCATCAAATCACCAATATTTCAAATCCTACAGGAAGAGATCGCTACTACTCAGTGGTTGGCTATATTTGTGAAACAGATACCTTTGGTTCTAACCGAAGGATTTCAGAAATTTCAGAAGAAGATGTATTGTGTTTCCACAATGCTGGGGCGTATTGTTTTTCTATGGCATCCAATTACAATTCTCGTTATCAACCAGCCGAAGTAATGCTGTATAAAGGAAAAGATTATTTAATTAGAAAAAGACAAACAATTGAAGATATTCTGCGTAATCAAGAAGTTGTAGAGTTTTCAACAAATAATGCACTTAAAAAAGAAGCAATTACTGCCTAA
- a CDS encoding GNAT family N-acetyltransferase, producing MKIRRSTADDIPNIMTLIDDAKQYLASQKIDQWQNGYPNADQVENDIQKEESYVVVHENNEVIATSMFTCEKEPTYKVIDGNWIVNEDEPYGVIHRMAIKKEFRQLGLATFMFNEFHQQLKAQNIQSLKIDTHEKNIGMQSLLKKLGYRYCGIIYTNYKAKRLAFEKVIA from the coding sequence ATGAAAATTAGACGATCTACTGCGGATGATATTCCGAATATTATGACCCTTATTGATGATGCAAAACAATATTTAGCATCTCAAAAAATTGATCAATGGCAAAATGGTTATCCGAATGCTGATCAAGTTGAAAATGATATCCAAAAAGAAGAAAGTTATGTGGTTGTTCATGAAAATAATGAAGTTATTGCTACGTCCATGTTTACCTGTGAAAAAGAACCTACATATAAAGTAATTGATGGTAATTGGATTGTAAATGAAGATGAACCTTATGGTGTTATCCATAGAATGGCCATCAAAAAAGAATTTAGACAATTGGGTTTGGCTACTTTTATGTTCAACGAATTTCATCAGCAATTAAAAGCTCAAAACATACAAAGTTTAAAGATTGATACCCATGAAAAAAACATAGGAATGCAATCTTTACTTAAAAAATTAGGGTATCGATATTGTGGAATTATTTACACAAACTATAAGGCAAAACGTTTGGCTTTTGAGAAAGTAATTGCATAA